From Triticum urartu cultivar G1812 chromosome 2, Tu2.1, whole genome shotgun sequence, a single genomic window includes:
- the LOC125541161 gene encoding peroxidase 2-like, giving the protein MANDKLAALVVVALLGCMAHTCQASYGYPNPMPPIPSPTPPTAPALTLNYYSYSCPNAEAIVREAVKNATDNNRGIGAGLIRLFFHDCFVRGCDASVLLDATTASPEPEKLGIPNFPSLRGFEVIDAAKAKLEKECRGVVSCADIVAFAGRDASFFLSNGVVDIKMPAGRYDGRVSFANETLRDLPPPFANVTVLEAMFKAKGLDLDDMVTLSGAHTVGISHCSSFADRLPADPSDPMSMEPVLASSLQQKCSRGGDPVVVQDDVTPRDLDKQYYQNVLDRKVLFKSDAALLSPQTLKAVEHNAKNPGKWERKFTDAMVKMGNIEVKTKANGEIRKQCRFVN; this is encoded by the exons ATGGCTAATGATAAGCTTGCTGCCTTGGTTGTGGTAGCATTGCTCGGTTGTATGGCGCATACATGCCAAGCCAGCTATGGGTATCCCAACCCAATGCCGCCCATCCCAAGCCCGACACCACCTACGGCACCGGCGCTCACCCTGAACTACTACAGCTATTCCTGCCCTAATGCGGAGGCAATTGTGAGGGAGGCCGTAAAGAACGCCACAGACAACAATCGCGGCATCGGTGCCGGTCTCATCCGGCTCTTCTTCCACGACTGTTTCGTCAGG GGTTGCGATGCCTCGGTTCTCCTAGACGCGACGACGGCCAGCCCGGAGCCGGAGAAGCTTGGCATTCCAAACTTCCCCAGCCTCCGCGGCTTCGAGGTGATCGACGCCGCAAAGGCGAAGCTTGAGAAGGAGTGCCGTGGGGTTGTCTCGTGCGCTGACATCGTCGCTTTCGCTGGGCGCGACGCCAGCTTCTTCCTAAGCAACGGCGTGGTAGACATCAAAATGCCGGCTGGCCGGTACGATGGGCGTGTGTCTTTCGCCAACGAGACCCTCCGCGACCTGCCCCCTCCCTTCGCCAACGTCACGGTGCTGGAGGCAATGTTCAAAGCCAAGGGGCTCGACCTCGACGACATGGTTACCCTCTCGGGCGCGCACACCGTCGGGATCTCTCACTGCTCGTCCTTCGCTGACCGCCTCCCAGCCGACCCCTCGGACCCCATGTCCATGGAACCCGTGTTGGCTAGCTCGCTACAGCAGAAGTGCAGCCGCGGCGGTGACCCCGTGGTGGTGCAGGACGACGTTACCCCCCGTGACCTGGACAAACAGTACTATCAGAACGTACTTGACCGTAAAGTGTTGTTCAAATCGGACGCGgcgctgctgtcgccgcagacaCTCAAGGCTGTGGAACACAACGCCAAGAACCCCGGGAAATGGGAGCGAAAGTTCACGGACGCAATGGTTAAGATGGGCAACATCGAGGTCAAGACCAAGGCCAACGGGGAGATCAGAAAGCAGTGCCGGTTCGTCAACTAG